A single window of Sparus aurata chromosome 22, fSpaAur1.1, whole genome shotgun sequence DNA harbors:
- the LOC115573523 gene encoding inverted formin-2-like has translation MAAKTKWEAVKERMTGSPAHDPDAELEANLENADPELCIRLLQVPTVVNYSGLRRRLEASDQAWMVQFLELRGLDLLMEALERLSGRGCSRITDALLQLTCVACIRAVMNSSEGLHFILDNQDYVRTLTHALDTSNVMVKMQVFDLLAALALFDPLGHHLGLDALDHYKIVKKQQYRFSVIMNELHSTDNVPYMVTLMSVVNVLVFGQKDLRKRERVRQEFIGLQLLDLLPRLRETEDEYLNIQCDAFEDSLREDEEELERLYGGIDMSSHQQVFSSLFTKMSRSPSSVQLLSILQALLLVDPDRADVWLALELLADRATLLSQDPDVDPANRLLERLLPQKSLLANQRIQTMDRAVQTQLPDRPSGQSEHIIKDPSTSDTSAASSQAPPLPPPPASREVGALPPPPPPLPGMGPPPPPPLPGMGPPPPPPLPGMGPPPPPPLPGMGPPPPPPPPLPGMGPPPPPPLPGMGPPPPPPLPGMGPPPPPPPPGDIIAAQVASGLGKSYYSHTPLSSPTPCPTLRMKKLNWQKLPSRALAAQQSLWTSASTDSVEPDYCSIEQLFSFPPTETKTRTKVKTEPKEISFIDAKKSLNLNIFLKQFKCSHEDFVSLIRRGDRSKFDVEVLKQLIKLLPEKHEVENLKSHLADRDKMASVDQFYLQLLDVSSYALRIECMLLCEDSSCVLETLKPKAELLDRACHSVRESTRLPSFCKLILSVGNFLNYGTHTGNAEGFKISTLLKLTETKANKSRITLLHHILEEVEQNHPDLLNLPDDLEICEKAAGFSLESIQSETNALIKQLKNAEKKVLSSSEDVKEQFLSTIQEGLQVCEQLQQLLSSVEDKRMDLSVYLCEDSSSFSIDELFSTIKTFRGLFLRAIKENESRHQLEKRRKQQEEERRLRGDTTKIIRKDVPNQGEGCIIDNLLAEIRKGYNLKKTRTRAERGSRVHDHPAIIQRSLAVDEPDSSVFSQSENTAEPPEIQIPSDPSAETRREPASAEFDATETPYPSEASAAATGEDEDQSQTRVQDSEVDSGLDLDSRQRRNEESEFEEITSFEARTLEHNDDPGEPAKNSSSRPTGADGGSKPKTKRGCVSQ, from the exons ATGGCAGCCAAAACAAAATGGGAGGCAGTGAAGGAACGCATGACAGGAAGTCCCGCCCACGACCCTGACGCTGAGCTGGAGGCAAATCTGGAGAACGCCGACCCCGAACTCTGCATCCGCCTGCTGCAG GTTCCCACGGTGGTGAACTACTCCGGCCTGCGGCGTCGGTTGGAGGCTAGTGATCAGGCGTGGATGGTGCAGTTCCTGGAGCTGCGGGGTCTGGACCTGCTGATGGAGGCATTGGAGCGACTGTCCGGTCGCGGTTGCTCTCGTATCACTGacgctctgctgcagctgacctgCGTCGCCTGCATCCGAGCCGTCATGAACTCGTCTGAAGGACTGCACTTTATCCTGGACAATCAGGACTATGTCAGGACCTTGACCCACG CTCTGGACACGTCTAACGTTATGGTGAAGATGCAGGTGTTTGACCTGCTGGCAGCTCTAGCTCTGTTTGACCCTCTCGGACACCACCTGGGCCTGGACGCCCTCGACCACTACAAG attGTGAAGAAGCAGCAGTATCGCTTCAGTGTGATCATGAACGAGCTCCACAGCACCGATAACGTCCCGTACATGGTGACACTGATGAGCGTCGTCAACGTGCTCGTGTTTGGACAGAAAGACCtgaggaagagagagcgagTGCGACAGGAGTTCATCG gcctgcagctgctggatcTCCTGCCCAGACTGAG agagacGGAGGACGAGTACCTGAACATCCAGTGTGATGCGTTTGAGGACTCTTtgagagaggacgaggaggagttGGAGAGACTGTATGGAGGCATCGACATGAGCAGCCACCAGCAGGTGTTCAGCTCGCTGTTTACTAAG ATGTCCAGGAGTCCATCCTCGGTCCAGCTGCTGTCCATCCTACAGGCCTTACTGTTGGTGGATCCAGACAGAGCTGACGTCTGGTTGGCTCTGGAGCTGCTGGCAGACCGGGCCACCCTGCTGTCTCAGGACC CTGACGTAGACCCTGCAAACCGTCTACTGGAGCGGCTCCTCCCCCAAAAGTCGCTCTTAGCCAATCAGCGGATCCAAACCATGGACAGGGCGGTGCAGACTCAACTACCAGACAGACCTTCTGGCCAATCAGAACACATCATCAAAGACCCCTCCACATCTGACACTTCAGCAGCATCTTCTCAagctcctccccttcctcctccacctgcctcaCGCGAAGTGGgggctcttcctcctcctccccctcccttaCCTGGCATGggacctcctccccctcctcccttacCTGGCATGggacctcctccccctcctcccttacCTGGCATGggacctcctccccctcctcccttgcCAGGTATGggacctcctccccctccccctcctcccttacCTGGCATGggacctcctccccctcctcccttacCTGGCATGggaccccctcccccccctcctttgCCAGGTATGggacctccccccccccctcctcctccaggtgaCATCATCGCAGCTCAGGTGGCTTCAGGTCTGGGAAAGTCGTATTACAGTCACACCCCTCTGAGTAGCCCCACCCCCTGCCCCACCCTCCGGATGAAGAAGCTGAACTGGCAGAAGCTCCCGTCCAGAGCCTTGGCAG ctCAGCAATCCTTGTGGACGTCGGCGTCTACAGATTCAGTAGAACCAGATTACTGCAGCATCGAGCAGCTGTTCAGCTTCCCTCCAACTGAGACCAAGACCAGAACCAAAGTCAAGACAGAGCCCAAAGAG ATTTCCTTCATCGATGCAAAGAAAAGCCTCAACCTCAACATCTTCCTGAAGCAATTCAAATG CTCCCATGAGGACTTTGTGTCTCTGATCCGGCGAGGAGATAGGTCCAAGTTTGACGTGGAGGtcctgaaacagctgatcaaacTGCTGCCAGAGAAACACGAG GTGGAAAACCTGAAGTCTCACCTGGCAGACCGGGACAAGATGGCCTCAGTGGATCAGTTttacctgcagctgctggacgTATCCAG ttACGCTCTGAGGATTGAGTGCATGTTGCTGTGTGaggacagcagctgtgtgttggAGACTCTGAAGCCCAAAGCTGAGCTGCTGGACCGAGCCTGCCACa gtgtgagGGAGAGCACTCGTCTGCCCAGCTTCTGTAAACTCATCCTGAGTGTTGGAAACTTTCTCAACTAT GGGACTCACACGGGTAACGCTGAAGGTTTTAAGATCAGCACTCTGCTCAAACTGACAGAAACTAAAGCCAACAAGTCCAGAATCACCCTGCTGCACCACATCCTGGAG GAGGTGGAGCAAAACCATCCGGACCTGCTGAACCTGCCCGATGATCTGGAGATCTGTGAAAAGGCTGCTGG GTTCAGTCTGGAGTCGATTCAGTCTGAAACCAACGCTCTGatcaaacagctgaaaaacGCTGAGAAGAAAGTTTTGTCTTCGTCGGAGGACGTGAAGGAGCAGTTCCTGTCCACCATACAG GAGGGCCTACAGGTGtgtgagcagctgcagcagctgctgtcctctgtggaggacaAGAGGATGGATCTGTCCGTCTACCTGTGTGAGGACAGCAGCAGTTTCTCCATCGACGAACTCTTCAGCACCATCAAGACCTTCAGAGGACTGTTCCTAAGAGCTATCAAG GAGAATGAGAGTCGTCATCAGCTGGAGAAAAggaggaagcagcaggaggaggagaggagactcaGAGGAGACACCACCAAGATCA TCAGGAAGGACGTCCCCAACCAGGGCGAAGGCTGCATCATCGACAACCTGCTGGCTGAGATCAGGAAGGGCTACAACCTGAAGAAGACCAGAACCAGAGCTGAGAGGGGCAGCAGAGTCCACG ATCATCCTGCGATCATTCAGAGGTCACTGGCTGTGGATGAGCCCGACTCTTCTgttttcagccaatcagaaaacaCTGCAGAACCACCAGAGATCCAGATCCCATCAGATCCTTCAGCTGAAACCAGACGAGAACCAGCTTCAGCGGAGTTTGATGCCACAGAGACCCCATACCCCTCTGAggcctctgctgctgccactggTGAGGATGAGGACCAGAGCCAGACCAGAGTGCAGGACTCTGAGGTGGACTCTGGTCTAGACCTGGACTCCAGACAGCGAAGGAACGAGGAGTCTGAGTTTGAAGAGATCACATCGTTTGAAGCAAGAACACTAGAACATAACGATGATCCAGGTGAACCAGCAAAGAATTCCAGCTCCAGACCAACAG GAGCAGACGGTGGATccaaacccaaaacaaagagaggctGTGTGTCACAATGA